One genomic window of Prosthecobacter algae includes the following:
- a CDS encoding RNA polymerase sigma factor, which translates to MSDADAAAMQRLAGGDDLALNEIMARWQDRLAAFLWHMTHDHAAAGDLAQETFVRLYQHRHRYRPQAAFSSYLFRIARHLLANHWRWKKRHPAASLDSLPEGGLDQAAATQAPDESLSQAETAREVRRAIASLPNDLREALVLFTYQDLGYRQMADILDCSEKAVETRLYRARQLLKEKLAALAQG; encoded by the coding sequence ATGTCCGACGCTGACGCAGCGGCCATGCAGAGACTGGCAGGGGGAGACGACCTGGCGCTGAATGAGATTATGGCCCGCTGGCAGGACCGCCTGGCCGCCTTTCTGTGGCACATGACTCATGACCACGCGGCTGCCGGGGACTTGGCGCAGGAGACCTTTGTGCGCCTCTACCAGCATCGTCATCGCTACCGCCCACAGGCGGCGTTTTCCAGCTACCTCTTCCGCATCGCCCGCCACCTGCTGGCCAATCACTGGCGCTGGAAAAAACGCCATCCGGCGGCCTCGCTGGATTCACTTCCGGAAGGAGGGCTGGACCAGGCGGCTGCTACTCAGGCCCCAGATGAAAGCCTGAGTCAGGCTGAAACGGCGCGTGAGGTGCGGCGCGCTATTGCCAGCCTGCCGAACGACCTGCGGGAGGCCCTGGTGCTCTTCACCTATCAGGATCTGGGGTATCGGCAGATGGCGGATATTTTGGACTGCTCTGAAAAAGCCGTCGAAACACGACTCTACCGGGCCCGCCAGCTTCTGAAGGAAAAGCTGGCGGCCCTGGCCCAGGGGTGA